From a single Leclercia sp. AS011 genomic region:
- the manA gene encoding mannose-6-phosphate isomerase: MQKLINSVQNYAWGSKTALTDLYGIANPDNLPMAELWMGAHPKSSSKIDDAQGVRSLRDVIDGDKAGLLGTKVADRFGELPFLFKVLCADQPLSIQVHPNKQASEAGFAKENAAGIPLDAAERNYKDPNHKPELVFALTPFLAMNAFREFSEIVSLLQPVAGAHSAIAHFLEKPDADRLSHLFASLLNMQGEEKSRALAVLKAALNSQQGEPWQTIRLISEFYPDDSGLFSPLLLNVVKLAPGEAMFLFAETPHAYLKGVALEVMANSDNVLRAGLTPKYIDIPELVANVKFVAKPAAELLTQPVKNGAELDFPIPVDDFAFSLHDLSSAETQVAQQSAAILFCVEGEAVLSKGDERLVLKPGESAFIAASDSPVSVSGVGRLARVFNKL; this comes from the coding sequence ATGCAAAAACTCATCAACTCAGTGCAGAACTACGCCTGGGGAAGTAAAACTGCGTTAACGGATCTCTACGGTATCGCCAACCCGGACAACCTGCCGATGGCAGAGCTGTGGATGGGCGCGCATCCGAAGAGCAGCTCAAAAATCGACGATGCCCAGGGCGTGCGCTCCCTGCGGGACGTTATCGACGGGGATAAGGCCGGGCTGCTGGGCACGAAAGTCGCGGATCGTTTTGGCGAGCTGCCGTTCCTCTTTAAGGTGCTGTGCGCCGATCAGCCCCTGTCGATTCAGGTTCACCCGAACAAACAGGCCTCCGAAGCGGGTTTTGCCAAAGAGAATGCGGCCGGTATTCCACTGGATGCCGCCGAGCGTAACTATAAAGATCCCAACCATAAACCGGAGCTGGTCTTCGCGCTGACGCCGTTCCTGGCGATGAATGCCTTCCGCGAATTCTCTGAGATTGTCTCCCTTCTGCAGCCGGTGGCCGGGGCTCACAGCGCCATTGCCCACTTCCTCGAAAAACCGGATGCCGATCGCCTGAGCCACCTCTTTGCCAGCCTGCTCAATATGCAGGGCGAGGAGAAATCCCGCGCGCTGGCGGTGCTGAAAGCGGCGCTCAACAGCCAGCAGGGCGAGCCGTGGCAGACCATTCGTCTGATCTCGGAATTTTATCCGGACGATAGCGGTCTCTTCTCGCCGCTGCTGCTGAACGTGGTGAAACTGGCGCCGGGCGAAGCGATGTTCCTGTTCGCCGAAACTCCACACGCCTACCTGAAGGGCGTGGCGCTGGAGGTGATGGCTAACTCCGATAACGTGCTGCGTGCAGGCCTGACGCCGAAGTATATCGACATTCCGGAACTGGTAGCTAACGTCAAATTCGTTGCCAAACCGGCGGCAGAGCTGCTGACCCAGCCGGTGAAAAACGGCGCGGAACTGGACTTCCCGATCCCGGTAGATGATTTTGCCTTCTCGCTGCACGACCTCAGCAGCGCGGAAACGCAGGTTGCCCAGCAGAGCGCGGCGATCCTGTTCTGCGTCGAGGGCGAAGCGGTGCTGAGCAAGGGCGACGAGCGTCTGGTCCTGAAGCCGGGCGAGTCGGCGTTTATTGCTGCCAGCGACTCCCCAGTCAGCGTCAGCGGCGTCGGC